The Octadecabacter arcticus 238 genome contains a region encoding:
- a CDS encoding NIPSNAP family protein, producing MITCTVRYEIDPDQLGAFEVYAKAWLHLVAKLGGVHHGYHLPHEGPNDIAYCHFSFLSLADYEAYREKMRADPECLRAYAHAQATKCIRRYDRSFTKPLFVGASVDELGL from the coding sequence ATGATCACCTGCACCGTCAGATACGAGATCGATCCAGATCAGCTTGGGGCCTTTGAGGTCTATGCGAAAGCGTGGCTGCACCTTGTTGCGAAATTGGGCGGGGTCCATCACGGCTACCACCTGCCCCATGAAGGCCCTAACGACATCGCCTATTGCCACTTTTCGTTCCTGTCCCTTGCTGACTATGAAGCGTACCGCGAAAAAATGCGCGCCGACCCGGAGTGTTTGCGCGCCTATGCCCATGCACAGGCAACCAAATGCATCCGCCGCTATGACCGCTCTTTCACCAAGCCGCTGTTTGTTGGCGCCAGTGTGGATGAGTTGGGCCTATGA
- the ffh gene encoding signal recognition particle protein: MFESLSDRLSGVFDRLTKQGALSEDDVKTALREVRIALLEADVSLPVARDLIKAVQEKASGQSVTKSVTPGQQVVKIVHDELVHVLQGDGDPGALKIDNPPAPILMVGLQGSGKTTTTAKLAKRLKDREGKKVLMASLDVNRPAAMEQLQILGAQIGVDTLPIVKGEDPVQIAKRAKTAAAMGGYDVYILDTAGRLHIDAELIAQAAAVRDVAQPRETLLVVDGLTGQDAVNVATEFDDKIGVTGVVLTRMDGDGRGGAALSMRAVTGKPIRFVGLGEKLDAIEEFHAERVAGRILGMGDIVSLVEKAQQTIEADQAERMMKRFQKGRFNMNDMRMQLDQMLKMGGMEGMMGMMPGMKKAAKQVEESGMDDSVLKRQIALINSMTKTERANPQLLQASRKKRIAAGSGLEVRELNQLIKMHRQMADMMKKMGKGGMLKQAMKGMFGKGGAPDMNDPAAMEAAAKQLGSMPSGGANPFGGGANPFGGGGAALPPGLSGFGKKK, from the coding sequence ATGTTTGAGTCACTATCAGATCGCCTGTCAGGTGTATTCGATCGCCTCACCAAACAGGGCGCGCTGTCTGAGGACGACGTTAAGACAGCGCTGCGCGAAGTTCGCATTGCGCTGCTTGAGGCGGATGTATCCCTTCCCGTCGCGCGCGATTTAATCAAAGCGGTGCAGGAAAAGGCGTCCGGCCAGTCTGTAACCAAATCCGTCACGCCCGGCCAGCAAGTCGTCAAGATTGTGCACGACGAGTTGGTCCATGTCCTGCAAGGCGACGGCGACCCCGGTGCACTGAAAATCGACAACCCGCCCGCGCCGATCCTGATGGTCGGCCTGCAGGGCTCCGGTAAGACAACAACCACCGCCAAACTGGCGAAACGTCTGAAAGATCGTGAGGGCAAGAAGGTCCTTATGGCGTCGCTTGACGTGAACCGCCCTGCCGCGATGGAACAGCTGCAAATCCTTGGCGCGCAGATCGGCGTCGATACGCTGCCGATCGTCAAAGGCGAAGACCCTGTTCAGATCGCCAAGCGCGCCAAAACAGCTGCGGCGATGGGCGGCTATGATGTCTATATCCTCGACACGGCTGGACGTTTGCACATTGATGCCGAACTCATCGCGCAGGCCGCTGCCGTGCGCGATGTTGCGCAGCCGCGCGAAACGCTGCTGGTGGTGGATGGTCTGACTGGCCAAGACGCCGTCAACGTCGCGACAGAGTTTGACGACAAAATCGGTGTGACCGGCGTGGTCCTGACCCGAATGGACGGCGATGGTCGCGGTGGTGCCGCCCTGTCGATGCGGGCCGTCACTGGCAAACCGATACGTTTCGTCGGTCTTGGCGAAAAGTTGGACGCGATTGAAGAATTCCACGCCGAACGCGTCGCGGGCCGTATCCTTGGCATGGGCGACATCGTATCGCTGGTGGAAAAGGCGCAACAAACGATTGAGGCCGACCAAGCCGAACGCATGATGAAACGGTTCCAGAAGGGCCGCTTCAACATGAACGATATGCGCATGCAGCTCGACCAGATGCTTAAGATGGGTGGCATGGAAGGCATGATGGGCATGATGCCCGGCATGAAGAAGGCCGCAAAACAGGTCGAAGAATCTGGCATGGACGACAGCGTCCTGAAACGCCAGATCGCCCTGATCAATTCAATGACCAAGACAGAACGCGCCAACCCGCAGCTGTTGCAGGCCAGCCGCAAGAAACGCATCGCTGCCGGTTCCGGCCTTGAGGTGCGCGAACTCAACCAACTGATCAAAATGCACCGCCAGATGGCGGACATGATGAAAAAGATGGGCAAAGGCGGCATGCTGAAACAGGCTATGAAAGGCATGTTTGGCAAAGGCGGCGCACCGGATATGAACGATCCAGCGGCGATGGAAGCGGCGGCAAAACAGCTCGGCTCGATGCCAAGCGGCGGCGCGAACCCGTTCGGCGGTGGTGCAAATCCGTTTGGTGGCGGCGGTGCGGCCCTGCCCCCCGGTCTGTCGGGCTTTGGTAAAAAGAAATGA
- the rimM gene encoding ribosome maturation factor RimM (Essential for efficient processing of 16S rRNA): MSDDRIVVGTLAGSFGVNGDVRLKSFCADPEALADYTPLTRADGSEITTIVIKGQTKGSLIARVDGITTKEEADGLRGMELYARRDQLPSLPDDEYYHADLVGLMTYDTGGAKLGRVKAVQTNGADDLLEIISPSDKDTVLVPFTKVIVPTVDLASGRIVLDPPRGLFADEADTQDTPAAD, translated from the coding sequence ATGTCAGATGATCGTATTGTTGTTGGAACACTCGCCGGATCCTTTGGGGTCAATGGTGACGTGCGCCTGAAATCCTTCTGCGCCGACCCCGAAGCGCTGGCGGATTACACTCCGCTGACCCGCGCTGACGGCAGCGAGATCACGACCATTGTGATCAAAGGCCAAACCAAAGGCTCGCTCATTGCGCGGGTCGACGGAATCACCACCAAAGAAGAAGCCGACGGGCTGCGCGGCATGGAGCTTTATGCGCGGCGCGATCAATTGCCGTCGCTTCCCGACGATGAATATTACCACGCCGACCTTGTGGGTTTAATGACCTATGACACCGGCGGCGCCAAGTTGGGCCGCGTCAAAGCGGTGCAGACCAATGGCGCCGATGACCTGTTGGAAATCATCAGCCCGTCCGACAAAGACACTGTGCTTGTGCCATTCACCAAGGTCATCGTTCCAACTGTAGACCTTGCATCTGGTCGCATCGTTCTGGACCCACCGCGCGGGTTGTTCGCGGACGAGGCCGACACACAAGACACACCAGCGGCTGACTGA
- the rpsP gene encoding 30S ribosomal protein S16: protein MAMKIRLARGGSKKRPFYRIVAADSRMPRDGRYIEKLGTYNPLLAKDDETRVTMDMERVNYWLGEGAQPTDRISRFLEAAGVIEKKERANMKKGEPGKKAAARVDEKAAKVVAAAEAATAAEEAEKEAAAAAKIAAAEAAAAPAVEEAPVADDAPAEDATAEKAE, encoded by the coding sequence ATGGCTATGAAAATTCGCCTCGCACGTGGTGGCTCCAAGAAGCGCCCGTTTTACCGTATCGTTGCTGCTGACTCGCGTATGCCACGTGATGGTCGCTACATTGAAAAGCTCGGCACATATAACCCGCTGCTGGCCAAAGACGACGAAACACGCGTCACAATGGACATGGAACGTGTGAACTACTGGTTGGGTGAAGGCGCACAGCCAACAGACCGTATTTCTCGTTTCCTCGAAGCGGCTGGCGTCATCGAAAAGAAAGAGCGCGCCAACATGAAAAAAGGCGAGCCAGGCAAAAAAGCCGCCGCCCGTGTTGACGAAAAAGCCGCTAAAGTGGTCGCAGCAGCAGAAGCCGCAACCGCAGCAGAGGAAGCCGAAAAAGAGGCAGCAGCAGCCGCTAAGATCGCAGCCGCAGAAGCCGCAGCAGCACCTGCTGTTGAAGAAGCTCCTGTCGCGGACGACGCACCTGCCGAAGACGCAACAGCCGAAAAAGCTGAATAA
- a CDS encoding ArsR/SmtB family transcription factor: protein MMMSLDTVFAALSDPTRRTILAMLLEDDMAVTDVAHPFTMSLAAISKHLHVLTAAGLISQEKRGRVKWCKLEPDALREASIWMQSFGQFEAVNLDAFERFLATELPDTAIDAPSD, encoded by the coding sequence ATGATGATGTCCCTCGATACCGTATTCGCCGCCCTAAGCGACCCCACCCGCCGCACCATCCTTGCGATGTTGTTGGAAGACGATATGGCTGTGACCGACGTGGCACACCCGTTCACAATGTCACTGGCAGCGATTTCCAAACACCTGCACGTGCTAACGGCGGCGGGCCTGATCAGCCAAGAAAAACGCGGTCGGGTGAAGTGGTGCAAACTGGAACCGGACGCCCTGCGTGAAGCGTCGATCTGGATGCAAAGTTTCGGACAATTCGAAGCGGTCAATCTTGATGCGTTCGAGCGGTTCTTGGCAACAGAGTTGCCCGACACGGCCATCGACGCGCCGAGCGACTAG
- a CDS encoding LysR family transcriptional regulator: MDNWDEIRTAFQVARIGTVSGAADVLGVHHATVIRHIDALEQRLGVKLFQRHARGYTATEAGQDLMQVAAATDDQFTQLAGRIRGQGEGVSGDLVVTSLIMLSPILTPVLAKFRRENPDLTVRFLTGDRLFRLEYGEAHVAIRAGEAPNQPDNVVQPFVSQTMHLVAAPSYIAEYGLPDGESDLVNHWFIGHDSAESRAPFNRWLTEKVPQNRIVFRTTDHRAMFDAVLEGAGIGFVATWELKRHPELVEVIPSEEEWSGPLWLVTHVDLHRTTKVQAFLTFLKKEAEGWEL, from the coding sequence ATGGACAACTGGGATGAAATCCGCACCGCGTTTCAGGTCGCGCGGATTGGCACGGTGAGCGGTGCCGCCGATGTGCTGGGCGTGCACCATGCCACTGTCATTCGCCATATTGACGCGTTGGAACAGCGGCTTGGGGTGAAACTGTTTCAGCGCCACGCGCGCGGCTATACCGCAACGGAAGCCGGGCAGGACTTAATGCAGGTGGCCGCCGCGACGGATGACCAGTTCACTCAGTTGGCGGGGCGCATTCGCGGCCAAGGCGAAGGCGTGTCAGGCGATCTGGTGGTGACGTCACTGATCATGCTGTCGCCAATCCTGACGCCGGTTCTAGCAAAATTCCGCCGCGAAAACCCCGATCTGACCGTGCGGTTCCTGACGGGTGATCGGCTGTTTCGACTGGAATATGGTGAGGCACATGTGGCGATCCGCGCGGGCGAAGCCCCCAACCAGCCGGACAATGTCGTGCAGCCGTTTGTGAGCCAGACAATGCATCTGGTGGCAGCGCCGTCCTACATTGCGGAGTACGGTTTGCCAGACGGAGAGAGCGATTTGGTCAATCATTGGTTTATTGGCCACGATAGCGCTGAAAGCCGCGCTCCGTTCAATCGCTGGCTGACCGAAAAGGTGCCGCAAAACCGGATTGTGTTTCGCACAACGGATCACCGCGCGATGTTTGATGCGGTTCTTGAGGGGGCGGGGATTGGATTCGTCGCCACGTGGGAACTCAAACGGCATCCTGAACTGGTTGAAGTCATCCCGAGTGAGGAGGAATGGTCCGGTCCATTGTGGCTTGTCACGCACGTCGATTTACATCGCACGACGAAGGTGCAGGCCTTCCTGACATTTCTGAAGAAAGAAGCGGAAGGCTGGGAGCTCTAG
- a CDS encoding chorismate mutase, with the protein MSDAPNMRASGDTTRAADLLKEHRESIDRLDAILVYSLGERFKHTQAVGKLKASHDLPPSDPSREAAQIARLEDLAKQADLDPAFAKKFLNFIIAEVIQHHQSHQSKP; encoded by the coding sequence ATGAGTGACGCACCAAACATGCGTGCCAGTGGTGACACGACCCGCGCTGCGGACCTCCTCAAAGAACATCGTGAAAGCATTGATCGCCTTGATGCTATTCTGGTTTACTCGCTCGGTGAGCGGTTCAAGCACACGCAGGCTGTGGGGAAACTCAAAGCCAGCCACGACCTTCCCCCGTCCGATCCCTCGCGCGAAGCCGCGCAGATCGCACGGCTAGAAGATTTGGCAAAGCAGGCCGATCTGGACCCTGCTTTCGCCAAGAAGTTTCTCAACTTCATCATCGCTGAAGTCATTCAGCATCATCAATCGCATCAATCCAAACCTTAG